The genomic segment CGAAGAAAGAGAAAGATCACCATCACGACCAGGGCGATGGTCAGCAGCAGCTCGAACTCGACGTCCTTGACCGATGCGCGGATCGTGGTGGTGCGGTCGGTCAGGATGTGGACCTGCACAGAGGAAGGCAGAGTCGCGGTAAGCTGGGGCAGGAGCTGCTTGATGTGATCAACAACCGAAATGATGTTGGCGCTCGGCTGGCGCTGGATGTTCATGATGACCGCGGGACCGCTGTTCATCCAGGCCGCCTGGTCCAGATTCTCGGCTTCGTCGGCAATCGTGGCAACGTCGCTCAGCTTGACCGGGGCCCCGTTCCGGTAGGCGATCACCAGCGGCACGTAGTCGGCGCTTGACAGCAACTGGTCATTCGCGCCTATCTGGTATGCCTGGTGAGGCCCGTCGAAGCTTCCTTTCGCCTGGTTGACATTTGCCGCCACGATGACGTTGCGAACGTCTTCCAGGTTCAGGCCGTACGAGGCCAGATTTGTCGGGTTCACCTGGATCCTGACGGCCGGCTTCTGGCCTCCGCTGATGCTGACCAGGCCGACACCTGGCAACTGGGAAATCTTGGGCGCAAGGCGGGTGTCGGCAAGGTCTTCCACCTTGGTCAGCGGCAAATCGTTGGATGTCAACGCCAGGGTCAGGATCGGAGCGTCGGCGGGATTAACCTTGCTGTAGATGGGCGGGCTGGGGAGGTCCGGCGGAAGATAGGTCCCCGAGGCGTTGATGGATTGCTGGACTTCCTGCTCCGCGACATCGATGTTCAGGTTGAGACCGAACTGCAACGTGACCACTGAGAGTCCGCTGGAACTTGTCGAGGTCATCTGCTGCAGCCCGGGAACCTGGCCGAACTGGCGCTCCAGGGGCGCCGTCACGGACGAGGCCATGACGTCCGGGCTGGCGCCGGGGTAAAAGGTGATCACCTGAATGGTGGGATAGTCTACCTCTGGCAGGGCGGAAACAGGCAGTTCGAAATACGCCACGGTACCTGCGAGCAGTATGCCCAGCATTAACAGGGAAGTGGCGATCGGCCGCTCGATGAATTTCCTGGAAGGGCTCATCTAGTCTTCCTTGGAGGCCGTCCCGTTTTCGAAATGAACTCGGACCTTGCTGCCTTCCTGAAGCTTGTCTACGCCGGTCATAACGACAACGTCGCCCGCCATCAGCCCCGACGCAATTTCCGACTGGCCCGCTTCCGTCGTTCCCACGGTCACCGTTTTAACCGTGACAGTTGAATCCGGTTTCACCAGGTAGACGTAAGCCGTGTCAGTGTTGCGTTGCACCACGGCACTGGGAACCAGAGTCACACCGAGTTTCTGCTGCACCAGCAGCCTGGCGTTTACAAACTGGTTTGGAAACAGAGCATCATTCGCGTTGTTGAAGGTCGCACGCAACCTCAGAGTGCCGGTCGTTGGATCGATCTGGTTATCAACCGTCGTCAGTGCGCCGGTGGCAAGCTGCGTGCTCATGTCGCGGCTGTAGGCATCCACCCGCAAGCGTGCCCCCTGTCGCAATTTCTGCAGCACGGCAGGAACCTGGTCCTCCGGTATGGTAAATATCACGCTGATGGGCCTGACCTGAGTGATAACCAGCAGTCCGGTTTGGGACCCGGCTTGAACATAGTTTCCAGGATCAACCAGGCGTAAACCGATCCGCCCCGTGATGGGCGCCGTGATGTGGCAATACGCAATGTTCAGCTTGGCGTTTGCAATGGCCGCCTGGTCGATCTTCACCGCACCGTCGTCCTGCTCCACCAAGGCCTTTTGAGTGGCGAGCTGTTGCTCTGGAACCGCGTTGTGCGTCAGCAGGGTCTGGTAGCGTGTGAGGTCGAGCTGCGCGTTGTCCAAAGCAGCCTGGTCCTTGGCCAATTGGCCTTCCGCCTGCATCAATTGGACTTGAAAAGGCCTGGGATCAATTTCAACCAGCGGATCACCCTCGCGAACGTAGTCACCCTCGCGATAATTGACCTTCATCAATTGCCCGTCCACACGGCTTTTGACGGTCACGGTGTAAATTGGCGTCACCGTGCCCAGGCCGGTAAGGTAAACGCCAATGTCGCCCTTTCGCGCCTTCACCCCCACTACCGGAATGACCATGCCGCCCCGCGCACGCCCAGCGGCCGATTGGCCCCCGGTGGCGGTTGGCCCCGCGCCGCCGCGCTTGCGGGTGTAGGCATATACGCCAAAAGCCAGCAGCGCAAGTATTAACCACCAGAGCCAGCGCGCCCGCGAATGCCTCCCGGGCGCTGCATCTGCTTGCTTAGGGGGAACGGTTCTTTCACCGATCTCGGGGGGATATTGTTCCATCATGGTTCTTCCATCCTGCGCGTTCCGCCTACGTTTCCATATGCCGGAGCACTTCCTCGCGGGCGAATCCGCAATTCACCGCGCATCGCTGCGGTCGCGCCGTTTCAAGTGATAGGGTTGAGGGAGAACAGTGGAAGCGCTCTAAGCCGTCAGGCCGTGCCAGTGTGCTTGTTGACCCGAAGAAGACTAACTACGGGCCCGGGTTGCCAATCCAGATCGCCAGCAAGACCGTCCTATACACGAAAGGCACCCTGATGTTACCCCTGCTGACTGCCCTCTCGTACCTTGGCGAGCCTGCATCGGCCGTGCTCCTTTCCCGAAAGGAACGGCTACTCATGACAAAGTCCTTCCGGCTTCTTGCCATTGACTGAGCTCCCTGCCGGCAGCCAATTGGCACCAATTCGGAAGTTTGGACGTTCAGGCCGAGCAGGCGGTTACAGATAATGTTCGCCGAACCTCGCGTACATGCCTGACCGGCAAGTGAACGTTTCGGGTTGATCTGGCGTCAAGAAGTGAATATGCCGTTGCTGCTTATAGACTTACCACAACGAATCGATTGAGGCTTCCAAGCGAAAAGGTGACTTTCGGCTAACCACATGAAATCACGAGGGTCGCCCGTCAATAAGGTGGGCCCTCCAGCCGCTCCAACTGATAATTCCCAATTCCGGCCGAGGGGTCTCAGGCAGCATCGATAGCAGCTCGAGCAGGTTTTCATCCGGATCTCGGAAGTAGAGTGACGCGGCCGGCATCCAGCAGAGCACAACGGGTTCCTCGGTTGGGGCGCCGTCAAAATCGAGCGGGACGACACCGACGGCGCGAAGACGCGCTGGCGCGTCCAGCAGATCTCCGAGATCTGACTTGAAGGCAATATGCAGACTCAGCTTCTGGGGGCCGGTCCCGGCCTCCCACAGGCCGAGCATCGCGTTGCCGCCTCCGCCAATCCAGTAGAACGCGACTTTGCGCTCCCAAAATACCTCGGCCAGCTCGAGTTCCAGGACCTGGCCATAGAAAGTCATCGAGCGTTGCAGGTCTGTAACCGTCAGATGGGATTCAAAGAGATCGCGAACAGGAACCACACCAACCTCCGTTCCGCCAAATGTCGAATGAGGTGCTCTCCGCATGCCGGCCATTTATGATGCCGTCCGCATGGGTCAATTAGCATTTCGCAGCAGCCGGGCAAAGTTCTTTAACTCCTCTGCGTTAAGGTCGGACACGACCCAATAGTCCATGCCCGACTTGGTCCAGTGGTAGACGTTATAGCCCTGGCGTGCCGATGCCTTCACAAGGGCGCCGGAGTCGGTGGAGGAAGCGCCGTCCGGCCAGGTGAAGACGTTGATCAGATGTTTGCCCCGCTCATACACGAGCGCCGCTACCGCCCGCCCCCCCAGATAATCGAGCCGCCCGCCGGCAAGCGGGAACCCCTCGCGGGCCAGATCGATGACCGAAGGCGAAAAGTCAAGCCTTCCGTCAAACCATGGTTTCACGGTGTGCTGATCGGAAGACACAACGTCTGTGAGGTGGTTGGGCATCAGCGAGCGAATATGGCTGGAAACCACTTCCTCCGCCAGAGAATCCTGTTGTGGGGGCCGTGACCACCTCGGCGCCAGAATTGAGATGATAACGACCAGTGCCGCAAGCGCTGCCGCCGCGGTGGCCCAGGTTGGAAAGCGGCCCCATCGAGTCTGGCGTGGACGCCATGTTCTTACGGCGCCGGTTTTCGGCTTAGTGGAAGCCTCGTGTGCCTCGCGCAGGCCAACCCTTATTCGATGCGCAAGGTTATCTGGAGCCTTGTAGTACAGCGAGCTGCCGCGCACCAACGATCGGAGCGACTGTTGTTTCTGGAACGTCAGCAGGCAGCCCGCGCAGCTCTCCAAATGGCTCTCGATTTCCATGCTGCGGACAAGGTCGAGTTCACCGTCCAGAAATGCATGGCCCAGACGTCCCATCTCCTCACAGTTCATCGAAGGAGCTCCTTATTTGTTCCGCCGGCCAAAGTCCTCTCCAGCATGTTACGTGCGCGCGCCAGGCGTGACATCACCGTGCCCAGCGGAACTCCAGTAACGTCGGCAATCTCCTTGTAGCTCAGTCCTTCAAGCTCACGCAGGACCAGCGTTTCGCGAAACTCCAGCGGGAGTTCCTCTAATGCTTTGGCCAGCAGCTCGCGGTTGGCTTCACCCAGCAGCAGAGCTTCCGGGTTGGCGTTTGTCTCCGGGCTGTGGGTCTCCTCATCAAATTCGGTTGTCATTTCACTCGACCGGCCCCGCTGAAGCCATGTGTAGCAGGTGTTGCGCACGATCGTGAGAATCCAGGCCCGGCCGTTGCCTCCACGGAAACCTTCAAACGAGGTGAAGGCCCGCATGTATGATTCCTGCACCATGTCCTCGGCGTCTTCCGGCTGACGGATGAGCCAGCGAGCAAGGTTGTGCGCTGCGTCCAGGTGAGGCAGCACGGCCTGCTCGAACTGCGCCGCCTTGTCCTGCTCACTCAAGGCAATTCCTTTCCACCGTAAGCACACTCCTGAGTCCTATGACCAGCTTCCGGTCTTTTTTATTCCCGGCTCCCATCCCGCCGAATTCCTGGAATTTTTCGCTCGCCTGTCAGGTATGAAAGGGTGACGGCGATCGAGAAAACCGTCACAAATCAGATGCAAGAAGTGCAAAGGAGGTTCCATTGTCCGACTATATCGTTCACGACCATAACCACGACGGAATTGACCGCCGCGGATTTCTCAGATGTATGGCCTGGGCTGGCACTGGGCTACTCTGCGTCGTCAAAGGCGGGGTTTTAAACTCCTACAGCTTGAGCCAGCTCGCTCAGGACCCGGATGGAAAGGCCATGGAAAGCATTAAGGGGGAACTGAGCTTCGCCCAGATATCCGACAGCCACATGGGCTTCAGTAAGCCCGCCAATTCAGACGTAGTAGCCACCCTGCAGGCTGCGATTGACAAAATCAATGCACTGCAAACCCCGCCGGCTTTCCTGCTTCATACCGGCGACATCAGCCATCTTTCCAAAGCACAGGAGTTTGACACAGTCGATCAGCTCCTAAAGGGCGCCAGGGCAAGCCGGGTCTTTTATGTTCCCGGCGAACACGATGTCCTTACCGATAATGGCAAATACTACCGCGACCGGTATGGCAGGGAAACGAGCGGATCGGGCTGGTATAGCTTTGAGCATAGCGGCGTTCATTTCATCGGCCTCGTCAATGTCCTGGACCTCAAGGCCGGCGGCCTGGGGACGCTGGGACCGGACCAGCTTGCATGGCTCAAACAGGATGTGGGCGGGCTCTCGTCTAGTACTCCAATCGTGGTGTTCGCCCATATTCCGCTCTGGTCGATCTATCCCGATTGGGGTTGGGCGACGGAGGACAGCGCCCAAGCGCTTTCCTACCTCAAGCGATTCGGGTCGGTCACCGTCCTCAACGGCCATATTCACCAGACCATGCAAAAAGTGGAAGGGAACATCACCTTCCATACCGCGGCTTCCACGGCGTTTCCTCAGCCCCACCCCGGGGAAGCGCCCTCGCCCGGACCGATGAAAGTGCCCGCGGAGCAGTTGCGCAGTCTGTTGGGCCTGACGAGTGTCCAGTACGTCCAGGGCAGGCAGACACTGGCCATCGTCGATGCGTCGCTGAATTGATTGGAATAGCCGATTGATCGATCGAAAAATGAGTTACGAAAAGGAGAAGAGAATATGAAAAAGATACTTTGGAATTTCAGAAAGCTCAGAGCCGTCACATTGGCGCTTCTTATTCTGACGGGCGCGACCGCCTTGAGGCCAGCTTTGTACGGAGAAAGCAATCCAGGCAGCACACTGGTGAATATTGACAACTTCAGTTTCGGCTCGGGGACGCTGACGGTCCCTGCCGGAACCACTGTCACCTGGATCAATAGAGATGACGTACCGCATACGGTTGTCAGCACAGACAAGGTGTTTGCCTCGTCGGTGCTGGACACCGGCGATAAGTTCTCGTACACCTTCACCAAGCCTGGCACATACTCTTACTATTGTTCAGTCCACCCGAAGATGACCGCTAAAGTTGTGGTCAGATAACCCTGACCGCGTAGGCCGCGAGTGGGGGTTCGCCAACAGAGGAGCGAGCGCGGGGGGAGCCCTCCATTCCGCCGTCAGAGACTTTATCGAACCAGTGCAATTCAAAATATCGTATACTAGCTGCATTCGGGGCAAAGAACAGGGACTAGGGCTACTTAAGTGCAAGGAACTAAAAGAGTCTAATTCCTTGGACGTGGATTCCTTCCAAAAAGTCTCTCTCGCCGAGGCGCAGTCACACGGCCTGGATGCGGTCCTCCAGAAGATCGTGCGGAGTCTCGCAGACAATCCTGACATCGCGCTAACGCGCGTCTGGCTGATCGGGACCGGCGACGTCTGCACATCGTGTCCCATGCGGAGCGTGTGCCCGGACCAAACGCGCTGCCTGCATCTGGTGGCCAGCGCTGGCAAACCTCTGAAGGAGCAGGTCAGGGGAGATGCCGAGCAGGAAGAGTGGTCCCGCATTAACGGTCACTTTCGTCGAATCCCGTTGAACGCTCCTCTCAAAGTGTCCCGCGTTGCAACGACGGGTGACCCTGTCCACATCCGGACACAGGAGGAAGAAGGTGCTCAGCTTTGGATTTCACGCCAGGAGTGGGTGAAGGCACAAAAGATCAGGAGCTTTGCGGGCCTGCCCGTGGTGTTCCAGGAAGAAGTGCTTGGAGTGCTGGCTGTTTTCAGCCGGGTTGACTTGACCGAGCGGGAGTTGGGATGGCTGCAGGGTTTTGCCGAACGTGCAGCAGAGGCAATATCGAAAGCACAGGCGACGGGCCAGGTGATGGCCTTACGGACGAGCGTCGCAGCGCTGGAAGAGCGTTGGCGGTCGGTGTTCGAGAGGTCGGCCATCGGTGTGGCTTTCAGCGACGCGAAAGGCCGGTTTTTGGACGTCAATCCTGCCTATCAGAAGATTCTGGGCTATTCGGAGGAGGAACTTCAAAAGCTCTCGTTTTACGACATCACCCCGGAAGAATTCCGCGAATCCAACCGGGCGCTGGCAGCGGACTTGTGGGCCGGGAGATTGGAGCAATACCAGTTCGAAAAACCCTATTGCCGTAAGGATGGCAGTCTGGTCTGGGTCCTGCTGCACGCCTCGCTCGTGCCGGGCACGGGGAGCGCACCTAAATTTGCGATGGCCCTTTGTGAGGACATCACCGAGCGTAAAGATGCCGAAGAATCTCTCAAGAAAAGCGAAGAACGCCGGCGAACGCTGCTCGAGATCAACAATGCTATTATCACCAAGCTCAACCAGAACGAACTCTTCCGTGCTATCTGCGAAGCCTTGAAACGCGTGGTTCCTTACGGCCGAGTTGCCCTGATCCTCCGCGATCCCGGCACCGATGTTCTGCGAATTGCCGCCTTGGAGGGGCCTTTTCAGGGAAAGAATTTCGCTGTTGGGCATGAAGTTGGACCCGACAGCATCTCCAGATGGATCGTTGAACACCGCCGGCCCTTCCTGCGGCGGGACCTCGAGGCTGAATGGGAATATCCGACGGAGCGCCGTCTCCTGGACAGCGGCATCCGGTCGCTTTGTGCTCTGCCTCTGATCGCCCGGGAAGAGCCAAGCGGGGTTCTGTTCCTGGTCAGTCCCACAACCGGCGAATACTCGGAAGATGATATCTTTTTCCTGCAGGAAGTCGCTAACCAGGTCGCGCTGGCGGTCGGGAACATGAGGGCCTATGAGGAGATCGGCGATCTCAACAAACAGGTCGCCAGCACGGCTGACCACCTTCGAACGCTGCTCGAAATCAACAACGCAATCGTTACGAACCTGTCGCAAGAGGCGCTTCTGCGGTCGATCTCCGAGTCGCTCCGGGGCGGGATCCCGTTCCATCGCGCGGCTTTGACCATCTATCAGCCGGGCAGAAACGTTTTTCGATTCGTGGCGATTGAGGGCAGCTCTGTTTCAAATTATTTTCAGCCCAAGCTTGAGATCAGTCCTGCAAACAGCAGTGTGGGCTGGGTATTTCATCATCAGCGGCCCATTCTCCGCCAGGACCTGGAAAGAGAACAGCAATACGACAATGAACAACGCTTGGCCGCGGAAGGCATGCGGTCACACTGCGTAGTCCCGCTGATTGTGCGGGGGAAGAGTATCGGCACCCTCAATGTCGCGCACGCCCTCCCCGGTCAGTATTCGCAGAAAAATGCGGAATTTCTGCAGGAAGTGGCCAATCAGGTGGCGCTTGCTGTGGAGAACATGCAGGCCTATGAAGAGATCGCGGAGCTGAAGGCAAGGCTCGAGAAGGAAAACATCTATCTGCAGGAGGAAATCCGCACAGAGCACAATTTTGAGGAAATTGTAGGGAACAGTAACGCTCTGCTGAAGGTGCTTCGAGCGGTCGAGCAGGTCGCCCCGACCGATTCCACAGTGCTCATTCATGGCGAAACGGGAACGGGCAAGGAACTGATCGCCCACGCCATCCACAATCGCAGCTTGCGCAAGGAACGCCCTCTGGTCAGAGTCGATTGCAGTTCCATCCCCGCAGGCCTGATTGAAAGTGAGCTGTTCGGCCACATGAAAGGCGCCTTCACGGGTGCGTCTGAACGCCGCACCGGGCGATTCGAAATTGCTGACGGCGGCACTATTTTTCTTGACGAGATTGGCGAACTGCCCCTGGAAATGCAAGTGAAGCTGTTGAGGGTCCTGCAGGAACGCGACTTCGAGCCTGTGGGCAGCAGCCGCTCCCTTCGCGTTGATGTCAGGGTCATCGCCGCCACCAATCGCAATTTGCAGAACGCGGTGGATGCGGGCCGGTTCCGCTCTGACCTGTTTTACCGCCTCAATGTGTTCCCGCTTGAATTGCCCCCGCTGAGAAATCGCCAGACCGACATTCCCCACCTTGTAAACTTCTATCTTTCGCGGTATTCGAAAAAATTCGGCAAGCAAGTAGATACTGTTTCGCAGGAAACGTTGGACGGGTTGATGAGCTACGCCTGGCCGGGGAACGTTCGAGAGTTGCAGAACGTGATTGAGAGGGCCGTGATTCTGTCGCCAGGCCCAAACCTGCTGCTCAACCAGGAGCTGTTGCCTCGCCTCTTTTTCAGCAACGGACAAGAACTCGAAACGGCCGCGGAAGGGCAATTGTCTTTACGCCAAGGACCCGCCGAGCTCACAACCTTGGACGAGTTAGAACGAAAGCACATCCTTGCGGCCCTGCAGGAGACCGGCGGAGTGATTGAGGGATCAAAAGGTGCCGCTCGAATTCTTGGTCTCCACCCAAATACTCTCCGCCACCGGATGCAGAGGCTCGGTGTCAGGCGTCCTGGCCACCGCCAGCAGTAGTTCCCCCACCGCAGATCGTGGCCTCGAACGCCCTGGTCCGCTGATCGCCCACAAAATCGTAATCGCCGTAAAACGTCGGCCGCAAATCCGAATCGGCTCACTGATCTGATCAGTTTTGCCAATTTGACTTGCAAATTACTGATTCAGCATCTGTAAATTGTCAACTTGTTTACGAAAAACAAAAACAAGCCTACGTCCGCCTTAGAAATCTTTACAGGAATTAAACTCAGACGTCCATTTGGAATCGAACCTGCCTCTACCAGTATCGACGGTGCGGGAGCGTTCAACATGCTGAGAGTGACGGTCGTCGAGTCTTCGGATTCAGGTGTCAGGCTGAGGGTGGAAGGTCGGCTAACCGGTCACAGCGTTACAGAACTGCGCGAATCGTGTGAATTGCACGCACTCGCGGATGGTACGAAGTTGA from the Terriglobia bacterium genome contains:
- a CDS encoding MdtA/MuxA family multidrug efflux RND transporter periplasmic adaptor subunit gives rise to the protein MMEQYPPEIGERTVPPKQADAAPGRHSRARWLWWLILALLAFGVYAYTRKRGGAGPTATGGQSAAGRARGGMVIPVVGVKARKGDIGVYLTGLGTVTPIYTVTVKSRVDGQLMKVNYREGDYVREGDPLVEIDPRPFQVQLMQAEGQLAKDQAALDNAQLDLTRYQTLLTHNAVPEQQLATQKALVEQDDGAVKIDQAAIANAKLNIAYCHITAPITGRIGLRLVDPGNYVQAGSQTGLLVITQVRPISVIFTIPEDQVPAVLQKLRQGARLRVDAYSRDMSTQLATGALTTVDNQIDPTTGTLRLRATFNNANDALFPNQFVNARLLVQQKLGVTLVPSAVVQRNTDTAYVYLVKPDSTVTVKTVTVGTTEAGQSEIASGLMAGDVVVMTGVDKLQEGSKVRVHFENGTASKED
- a CDS encoding VOC family protein, whose amino-acid sequence is MVPVRDLFESHLTVTDLQRSMTFYGQVLELELAEVFWERKVAFYWIGGGGNAMLGLWEAGTGPQKLSLHIAFKSDLGDLLDAPARLRAVGVVPLDFDGAPTEEPVVLCWMPAASLYFRDPDENLLELLSMLPETPRPELGIISWSGWRAHLIDGRPS
- a CDS encoding anti-sigma factor → MNCEEMGRLGHAFLDGELDLVRSMEIESHLESCAGCLLTFQKQQSLRSLVRGSSLYYKAPDNLAHRIRVGLREAHEASTKPKTGAVRTWRPRQTRWGRFPTWATAAAALAALVVIISILAPRWSRPPQQDSLAEEVVSSHIRSLMPNHLTDVVSSDQHTVKPWFDGRLDFSPSVIDLAREGFPLAGGRLDYLGGRAVAALVYERGKHLINVFTWPDGASSTDSGALVKASARQGYNVYHWTKSGMDYWVVSDLNAEELKNFARLLRNAN
- a CDS encoding sigma-70 family RNA polymerase sigma factor, producing the protein MSEQDKAAQFEQAVLPHLDAAHNLARWLIRQPEDAEDMVQESYMRAFTSFEGFRGGNGRAWILTIVRNTCYTWLQRGRSSEMTTEFDEETHSPETNANPEALLLGEANRELLAKALEELPLEFRETLVLRELEGLSYKEIADVTGVPLGTVMSRLARARNMLERTLAGGTNKELLR
- a CDS encoding metallophosphoesterase, which codes for MAWAGTGLLCVVKGGVLNSYSLSQLAQDPDGKAMESIKGELSFAQISDSHMGFSKPANSDVVATLQAAIDKINALQTPPAFLLHTGDISHLSKAQEFDTVDQLLKGARASRVFYVPGEHDVLTDNGKYYRDRYGRETSGSGWYSFEHSGVHFIGLVNVLDLKAGGLGTLGPDQLAWLKQDVGGLSSSTPIVVFAHIPLWSIYPDWGWATEDSAQALSYLKRFGSVTVLNGHIHQTMQKVEGNITFHTAASTAFPQPHPGEAPSPGPMKVPAEQLRSLLGLTSVQYVQGRQTLAIVDASLN
- a CDS encoding cupredoxin family copper-binding protein, which gives rise to MKKILWNFRKLRAVTLALLILTGATALRPALYGESNPGSTLVNIDNFSFGSGTLTVPAGTTVTWINRDDVPHTVVSTDKVFASSVLDTGDKFSYTFTKPGTYSYYCSVHPKMTAKVVVR
- a CDS encoding sigma 54-interacting transcriptional regulator encodes the protein MDSFQKVSLAEAQSHGLDAVLQKIVRSLADNPDIALTRVWLIGTGDVCTSCPMRSVCPDQTRCLHLVASAGKPLKEQVRGDAEQEEWSRINGHFRRIPLNAPLKVSRVATTGDPVHIRTQEEEGAQLWISRQEWVKAQKIRSFAGLPVVFQEEVLGVLAVFSRVDLTERELGWLQGFAERAAEAISKAQATGQVMALRTSVAALEERWRSVFERSAIGVAFSDAKGRFLDVNPAYQKILGYSEEELQKLSFYDITPEEFRESNRALAADLWAGRLEQYQFEKPYCRKDGSLVWVLLHASLVPGTGSAPKFAMALCEDITERKDAEESLKKSEERRRTLLEINNAIITKLNQNELFRAICEALKRVVPYGRVALILRDPGTDVLRIAALEGPFQGKNFAVGHEVGPDSISRWIVEHRRPFLRRDLEAEWEYPTERRLLDSGIRSLCALPLIAREEPSGVLFLVSPTTGEYSEDDIFFLQEVANQVALAVGNMRAYEEIGDLNKQVASTADHLRTLLEINNAIVTNLSQEALLRSISESLRGGIPFHRAALTIYQPGRNVFRFVAIEGSSVSNYFQPKLEISPANSSVGWVFHHQRPILRQDLEREQQYDNEQRLAAEGMRSHCVVPLIVRGKSIGTLNVAHALPGQYSQKNAEFLQEVANQVALAVENMQAYEEIAELKARLEKENIYLQEEIRTEHNFEEIVGNSNALLKVLRAVEQVAPTDSTVLIHGETGTGKELIAHAIHNRSLRKERPLVRVDCSSIPAGLIESELFGHMKGAFTGASERRTGRFEIADGGTIFLDEIGELPLEMQVKLLRVLQERDFEPVGSSRSLRVDVRVIAATNRNLQNAVDAGRFRSDLFYRLNVFPLELPPLRNRQTDIPHLVNFYLSRYSKKFGKQVDTVSQETLDGLMSYAWPGNVRELQNVIERAVILSPGPNLLLNQELLPRLFFSNGQELETAAEGQLSLRQGPAELTTLDELERKHILAALQETGGVIEGSKGAARILGLHPNTLRHRMQRLGVRRPGHRQQ